A DNA window from Rossellomorea marisflavi contains the following coding sequences:
- the mutS gene encoding DNA mismatch repair protein MutS: protein MTQYTPMIKQYLQVKAEYQDAFLFFRLGDFYEMFFNDAISASQELEITLTSRDGGGQERIPMCGVPYHSAPNYIEQLINKGYKVAICEQTEDPKHAKGVVRREVVQLITPGTVMEGKGLSDKENNYIASVVSFDDGTYGLAYSDLSTGETNVTLVADGMAQLLNELSTIGAKEVVVAPDLEEEHQLKLKERLEVTLSFEVGHGSAVSFEHLLEELQQEKLKQTAALLMHYLFRTQKRSLDHLQKVETYHLNHFMKMDYYSKRNLELTETIRSKGKKGSLLWLLDETMTAMGARLLKQWIDRPLISRREIEKRQMVVEVFLERFFERQDLRERLKEVYDLERLAGRVAFGNVNARDLIQLKKSLQQIPILKSLIASLDHHSIDRYSKELDPCEDLTDLLELALVENPPLSIKEGSLIRDGYHEELDQYRDASRNGKSWIAALERDERERTGIRSLKVGFNRVFGYYIEVTRANLHHLEEGRYERKQTLTNAERFITPELKEKEALILQADERSVDLEYELFIGIREQVKEFIPRLQRLAKVVSELDVLQCFATVSEKRHYSKPVFNEQRRIAVKDGRHPVVEKVMGADGYVPNDSYMDSEREILLITGPNMSGKSTYMRQLALTSILAQIGCYVPAAEADLPIFDQVFTRIGAADDLISGQSTFMVEMLEARNAIVNATEASLILFDEIGRGTSTYDGMALAQAIIEYIHGHIGAKTLFSTHYHELTVLETELPKVKNVHVSAMEQSGKLVFLHKIKDGAADRSYGIHVAELAELPEILITRANEILSTLESKKGMEESAATIVKEDEPGQLSFFEEGKKQKTVAKELSTKETKILDELKKLDILDMTPIDAMNTLYGIHKKLKK, encoded by the coding sequence ATGACTCAATACACGCCAATGATTAAACAATACTTACAGGTGAAGGCAGAATATCAGGATGCCTTTTTATTTTTTCGTTTAGGGGACTTTTATGAAATGTTCTTCAATGATGCCATCTCAGCTTCTCAGGAATTGGAAATCACCCTGACAAGCCGAGATGGGGGAGGACAGGAGAGGATTCCGATGTGCGGAGTTCCATACCATTCTGCTCCCAATTACATAGAGCAACTGATCAACAAAGGATACAAGGTCGCCATTTGTGAACAGACTGAAGATCCAAAGCATGCAAAAGGGGTCGTAAGACGTGAAGTCGTACAGCTCATCACCCCTGGTACAGTGATGGAAGGTAAAGGGTTGAGCGATAAAGAGAACAACTATATCGCCAGCGTGGTATCCTTTGATGATGGCACATACGGCCTCGCCTACAGCGATCTGTCAACGGGCGAAACCAACGTCACCCTTGTAGCCGACGGCATGGCGCAGCTATTGAATGAGCTGTCCACGATCGGGGCAAAGGAGGTAGTCGTAGCGCCGGATCTGGAGGAGGAGCACCAGCTCAAGCTCAAAGAACGCCTTGAAGTGACCCTTTCTTTTGAGGTCGGGCATGGATCAGCTGTTTCATTCGAGCACTTACTGGAAGAACTTCAGCAGGAAAAATTGAAACAGACGGCAGCCCTTCTCATGCATTATCTATTCAGGACTCAAAAGCGGAGCCTGGACCATCTGCAAAAGGTGGAAACCTATCATTTGAACCATTTCATGAAAATGGATTACTATTCCAAAAGAAACCTTGAGCTGACGGAAACCATCCGTTCCAAAGGAAAGAAAGGATCTCTTCTCTGGCTCCTGGATGAAACGATGACCGCTATGGGAGCGCGTCTTCTCAAACAATGGATCGACCGGCCGCTCATTTCACGCCGGGAGATTGAAAAGAGGCAGATGGTCGTCGAAGTATTCCTTGAACGGTTCTTTGAAAGACAGGACCTGAGGGAGAGGCTGAAAGAAGTCTATGACCTTGAAAGACTTGCAGGACGAGTGGCGTTTGGAAACGTGAACGCAAGGGATTTGATCCAGTTGAAGAAATCCCTCCAGCAGATTCCGATTTTGAAATCCCTCATCGCCTCACTGGATCATCATTCCATCGACCGCTACAGTAAAGAATTGGATCCTTGTGAAGATCTGACGGATCTCCTGGAACTTGCCCTCGTGGAAAATCCCCCTCTTTCCATCAAGGAAGGCAGCTTGATCCGGGATGGCTATCATGAAGAGCTTGATCAATACCGTGATGCCAGTCGAAACGGAAAGTCGTGGATTGCCGCTCTTGAACGGGACGAGCGCGAACGCACAGGGATCCGTTCCTTGAAGGTCGGCTTCAACCGTGTCTTCGGCTATTATATTGAAGTAACAAGAGCCAACCTTCATCACCTTGAAGAAGGAAGGTATGAGAGGAAGCAGACGCTCACGAACGCTGAGCGTTTCATTACCCCGGAGCTGAAAGAAAAAGAAGCGCTCATCCTGCAGGCAGATGAACGCAGCGTCGATCTTGAATACGAATTGTTCATCGGGATCAGGGAGCAAGTGAAAGAATTCATCCCGCGCCTTCAGCGCCTGGCTAAGGTTGTAAGTGAACTCGATGTTCTTCAATGTTTTGCCACGGTCAGTGAAAAAAGGCACTACAGCAAGCCGGTCTTCAATGAACAAAGACGGATCGCCGTCAAGGATGGCCGTCACCCTGTCGTTGAAAAGGTCATGGGAGCAGATGGATATGTGCCCAATGATTCCTACATGGACAGCGAGCGTGAAATCCTCCTGATCACTGGACCGAACATGTCCGGGAAAAGTACGTATATGAGGCAGCTCGCCCTCACAAGCATCCTGGCCCAGATTGGCTGCTATGTCCCGGCCGCTGAAGCTGACCTTCCGATATTCGATCAAGTATTCACGCGGATCGGAGCGGCAGACGATCTGATATCTGGACAGAGCACGTTCATGGTGGAAATGCTTGAAGCCAGGAACGCCATCGTCAATGCGACGGAGGCGAGTCTGATCCTGTTTGACGAAATCGGACGCGGGACGTCCACTTACGATGGAATGGCCCTGGCACAGGCGATCATCGAGTACATCCATGGGCATATTGGTGCCAAGACGTTGTTCTCGACTCACTATCATGAACTGACAGTACTGGAAACCGAACTGCCTAAAGTCAAAAATGTTCATGTGAGTGCCATGGAGCAGAGTGGGAAACTGGTGTTCCTTCACAAAATCAAAGATGGGGCGGCAGATCGAAGCTACGGTATCCATGTGGCGGAACTTGCCGAGCTTCCAGAGATCCTCATCACAAGAGCCAATGAGATCCTTTCGACCCTAGAAAGCAAAAAAGGGATGGAAGAATCAGCAGCGACCATTGTAAAGGAGGATGAGCCTGGCCAGCTTTCCTTTTTCGAAGAAGGAAAGAAACAGAAGACCGTTGCAAAAGAGCTATCCACAAAGGAAACAAAAATTCTGGATGAGCTTAAGAAATTGGACATTCTTGATATGACTCCGATTGATGCCATGAACACCCTTTACGGAATCCATAAGAAACTGAAGAAATAA
- the mutL gene encoding DNA mismatch repair endonuclease MutL, which yields MVKIFQLDDSLSNKIAAGEVVERPASVVKELLENSIDAGGTIIEIHVEEAGLNSIRIIDNGDGIDEEDVKTAFKRHATSKIKDENDLFRIRTLGFRGEALPSIASVSHFTMKTCTGEGPGTKIELAGGIEETFEKTSSRKGTDITVSQLFFNTPARLKYMKTIHTELGNITDVVNRIALSHPEISIKLLHNGKSLLHTNGNGDVRQVLASIYGLAIAKNMVPIHVQSLDFKVTGYVSMPEITRASRNYISTMINGRFIKNYALAKAIAEGYHTLLPIGRHPIVLLNIDMDPVLVDVNVHPSKMEVRISKEQELNALISEGIKTVFKKKELIPTGSVAPKSMAPKSEQTFMTLDHVSRPKPTIPEMVKERQPVMVETEIKEEAYSEPASMDVPHETETPFRTVPVEPSVEPDESKDQSRVPPLYPVGQMHGTYIFAQNDQGLYIIDQHAAQERIKYEFFKEKVGQVAKELQEMLVPMTLEFSTDEFIKINECRGMLEEVGVFLEDFGHNSFIVRSHPQWFPKGEEQETIEDMIEQVLKMNRIDIKKLREEAAIMMSCKGSIKANHHLRNDEILSLLDELRSTSDPFTCPHGRPIIIHYSVYEMEKMFKRIM from the coding sequence ATCGTGAAGATCTTTCAGCTCGATGACTCCCTATCAAATAAAATAGCAGCCGGGGAAGTGGTGGAGCGTCCTGCATCCGTGGTAAAGGAACTACTGGAAAATAGTATCGATGCCGGTGGAACGATCATTGAAATCCATGTGGAAGAAGCGGGACTGAACTCCATCAGGATCATAGATAACGGGGATGGGATCGACGAAGAAGATGTCAAGACGGCATTCAAGCGCCATGCCACCTCGAAGATCAAGGATGAGAACGATCTCTTCCGTATCCGCACCCTCGGATTCAGGGGTGAGGCACTGCCGAGTATCGCCTCCGTCTCCCACTTCACGATGAAGACCTGCACAGGAGAGGGACCGGGTACAAAAATCGAGCTTGCCGGGGGGATCGAAGAAACCTTCGAAAAGACCTCCTCTCGAAAGGGGACGGATATCACTGTATCCCAACTGTTCTTCAATACACCTGCAAGGTTGAAATATATGAAGACGATTCATACGGAACTCGGCAATATCACCGATGTGGTCAACCGTATTGCCCTGTCTCACCCTGAGATTTCCATCAAGCTCCTCCATAATGGAAAGTCCCTCCTCCATACGAACGGGAACGGAGATGTGAGGCAGGTCCTGGCATCGATCTACGGACTCGCGATTGCGAAGAATATGGTGCCGATCCATGTACAATCCCTGGATTTCAAGGTCACAGGCTATGTGTCCATGCCGGAGATCACCAGAGCTTCCCGCAACTATATTTCAACGATGATCAATGGGCGCTTCATTAAGAATTATGCATTGGCCAAAGCAATCGCAGAAGGATATCACACCCTTTTACCAATTGGCCGGCATCCCATTGTCCTGTTGAATATTGACATGGATCCGGTCCTCGTGGATGTCAACGTCCATCCTTCCAAAATGGAGGTAAGGATCAGCAAGGAGCAGGAGCTTAACGCCCTGATCAGTGAGGGGATCAAAACCGTATTCAAAAAGAAGGAACTCATTCCGACCGGGTCTGTCGCACCGAAATCGATGGCACCCAAGTCTGAGCAAACCTTCATGACCCTCGACCATGTTTCTCGCCCGAAGCCGACTATTCCTGAGATGGTAAAGGAACGGCAGCCGGTGATGGTGGAGACTGAGATCAAGGAGGAGGCGTATTCAGAGCCAGCCTCCATGGACGTCCCTCATGAGACGGAGACACCCTTTCGCACCGTTCCGGTTGAACCATCCGTGGAGCCGGATGAAAGCAAGGATCAATCAAGGGTCCCGCCCCTGTATCCGGTCGGACAGATGCATGGAACGTATATCTTTGCACAGAATGACCAGGGCCTGTATATAATCGATCAGCATGCCGCCCAGGAGCGGATCAAATATGAATTTTTTAAAGAAAAAGTGGGTCAAGTCGCCAAGGAGCTGCAGGAAATGCTTGTGCCCATGACCCTGGAGTTTTCCACTGATGAATTCATCAAGATCAATGAATGCAGGGGTATGCTCGAAGAGGTCGGGGTTTTCCTTGAGGACTTCGGTCATAACAGCTTCATCGTCAGATCTCACCCGCAGTGGTTCCCTAAGGGTGAAGAGCAGGAAACGATCGAGGATATGATTGAGCAGGTCCTGAAAATGAACCGCATCGATATTAAGAAGCTGCGAGAAGAAGCGGCCATCATGATGAGCTGTAAGGGGTCCATCAAGGCGAACCATCACCTTCGCAATGACGAGATCCTTTCACTTCTTGATGAGCTGAGAAGTACGTCGGATCCGTTCACTTGTCCGCACGGACGACCGATCATCATTCACTATTCCGTTTATGAGATGGAAAAAATGTTTAAGCGGATCATGTAA
- a CDS encoding DUF4385 domain-containing protein, with protein sequence MAFDYSLDYKQIDFRESPELYRVGRGEQGVLMVEPYKSEILPHWKFKTPAIAKESSDKIHAMFLDYQKKDDFVGMDMARKFLQMGYTRSRRYANYPGGKKYDNDGNVNDREIDDEKAESASIFEKKWIQVREDPDYLKRKKQHQKKYG encoded by the coding sequence ATGGCTTTTGACTATTCCCTAGACTATAAACAGATTGATTTCAGGGAGTCCCCTGAGCTTTATCGCGTCGGCCGGGGGGAACAAGGAGTCCTGATGGTCGAACCATATAAAAGCGAAATCCTGCCTCATTGGAAGTTCAAGACACCTGCGATTGCAAAGGAATCATCAGACAAGATCCATGCGATGTTTCTGGATTATCAAAAGAAGGATGATTTTGTGGGGATGGATATGGCGCGGAAGTTCCTGCAGATGGGGTATACAAGGTCCAGGAGATATGCCAATTACCCCGGAGGCAAGAAATATGACAATGATGGAAATGTGAATGATAGGGAAATAGATGATGAAAAAGCTGAATCCGCTTCTATCTTCGAGAAAAAGTGGATCCAGGTAAGAGAAGATCCGGATTATCTTAAGAGGAAGAAGCAGCATCAGAAAAAGTACGGATGA
- a CDS encoding class I SAM-dependent methyltransferase translates to MKATMEDTYLEPSYRVDKRSFTKREHDRFVKLKGVGDWSGVTWDQVGRPFKVNRFSKEKKEWELREGKTLPVHASWEMFNRSFHDWFVKDVPESLSQNRKKIVGETLKLHLTSSVEAMKDHLRLHLWNYVHRIQDGIWDPRGKRELFKGLDVLKPKILFLGAAEGYEAMQLAAMYPGSSIVMVDYDPFCKDTRYEDFPESYPFLGENPDTGGMKVYHKSDFPTDYVVSDIRELPYGKEFDIVLSVGLLEHFPDEHKPEVVDWHRKFLKPGGYMILTTPRAQWKSKVYYDLMADVMNHTYRELMTVEQMGLYLYENGADILQHGYIKVHNGIIAKAR, encoded by the coding sequence ATGAAAGCAACGATGGAAGATACATATTTGGAACCTTCTTATCGAGTGGACAAGCGTAGCTTTACGAAAAGGGAGCATGATCGGTTTGTTAAGCTGAAAGGTGTGGGGGATTGGTCAGGAGTCACATGGGATCAGGTGGGTAGACCGTTCAAGGTGAACCGGTTTTCCAAAGAGAAGAAAGAGTGGGAGCTGAGGGAAGGGAAGACCCTGCCGGTCCATGCTTCCTGGGAGATGTTCAATCGTTCCTTCCATGATTGGTTCGTGAAGGATGTGCCGGAAAGTCTGAGTCAGAACAGAAAGAAGATTGTGGGGGAGACCTTGAAGCTCCATCTGACTTCATCCGTTGAAGCGATGAAAGACCATTTGCGTCTGCACTTATGGAATTATGTCCATCGGATCCAGGATGGAATATGGGATCCCAGGGGGAAACGGGAGCTGTTCAAGGGGTTGGATGTGCTCAAACCGAAAATCTTGTTCCTGGGTGCTGCCGAAGGGTATGAGGCGATGCAGTTGGCCGCCATGTACCCGGGAAGCAGCATCGTAATGGTGGATTATGATCCCTTCTGTAAGGACACCCGGTATGAGGATTTCCCAGAATCCTATCCATTTCTCGGGGAAAATCCAGACACCGGGGGGATGAAAGTCTACCATAAGAGCGATTTTCCTACAGACTACGTAGTCAGTGATATCAGGGAACTTCCGTATGGCAAGGAATTCGATATCGTCCTGAGTGTCGGGTTATTGGAGCATTTCCCCGATGAACATAAGCCTGAAGTCGTCGATTGGCACCGGAAATTCCTTAAGCCTGGAGGATATATGATCCTGACGACCCCGAGAGCCCAGTGGAAGTCAAAGGTGTATTACGATCTTATGGCAGATGTGATGAACCATACGTACCGTGAGCTCATGACTGTAGAACAGATGGGACTCTATCTGTATGAAAACGGGGCCGACATCCTCCAGCATGGATACATCAAAGTGCATAACGGGATTATCGCAAAGGCGAGATAG